The genomic window TTGTTAAATTGTCTTGTCCTTTAAATCTGAAGGCCCCTAATGTAATCTGAGCAACCAAAACAAGATTCCTACACACCTTTGGTACATGGTCaccacacaataataataataataataataataataataataataataataataataaaatattccagAATTCCTGAAATGAATACACAATGAAGACAGGGATTGAAACCTAAAAACATTTTAGGCTGCTATATTGATCCAGAAGTAACCTGTCCGACTGAAAAACGGGAAAAAATCTGTTGGAGCTTGCAAAAATGTGTTGATGACAATTGTACCAACTGCAACATCAAGTCAATTTTCAGGTTGAACCGGAAATTACGCAAACACCCCTTTGTCCTCAATAAAACTGCCACCGGACATTCTGGACAAGTTAGAATGCTAGAAAAAATAGATGTCACGTGTTGCTAGGCAGGACTAGGTGCATGAGGTTGTTCACCGAGCACCTTTGAGAGTTGACAGGAGAGGTTTTAAAACTATGCATATCACTCctttatatacagtaaaatgttttgttataaACTCTGATAGATTGCTTTTTAAACTGACAGAAAGCAGTCAACCCCTACTGGTCTCATTTAAACTCTGTTAGTTGTATTATTACTGGAAACTATACAGTacagttgtgtgtttgtgcatatatgGTGAGTTGACAAACTTTGAACTATGATCCACAAAATCAGagacattttatttccaaacagtatgcattttatttatgccCTGATCACGGTGTATTTATGTGATAGCTTCTCATGCCTCATTTCCTTACAGCCAACCTTCAGCAGTCCCTGGGAATATTTATCATTGACATCAAAACAGTGCCCTGACAATGAAAgctgaaaaactaaaataacaacaaaaaaatcaacaaattaatGTGTTAAATTGATTCACAATTAAGTCACTGAAGGATTGTTGTTTGCCTTTCACTCTTTTACTCTGTCTCATTTACTGTGTAAATTGTagcaaagaaaaacagcacacaggGTCACACGTTATTCTCAGAACCACACAACAGGTTGACAGAAAGGAATATTTTGCATAAACATGATGGAACCATGAAATATACAGACGCTGTGTCACAGGGGATCTTATAGCGTGTTACACAACCTCCATCTGTTGCACGGTCTCTTCAACCAGGTCCACCTGCAGCTTGGTGGTCTGTTCACTGAGGACTGGAGTGGTTCCCTTGTCATACTTGTATTTCCCCAACCTGGTGAATTGAATGAAATTGAAGCATTTGCtcccatttgcatttgtttcatAAGAAAAAAACTAGAGTAAAAGGATATTCATCATTAAAGCATGTTTAATAAAGgtgattttcatatttatgtatCTGTGCACAGTGTAACAGTGAGGGGACCGGACTGCAAATAAGATGATGTTCCAAATTGGGAAGATAaggagaacacaaaaaaattcagaaCAAATATCACTTTAAGGATAATTTTTTCTGCCACCATTGCTTCTTGTTCATAGGCCGTTGCCGTTCTGAACCAGACTGACCTTTGGCCCCTGTAGTTGGAGGCCTCAAACGGGCGGATGTACTCCACCCCGTCCCGCCGGATGACGCAGAGGTCCACGTTGCTCCCCGAGCCCAGGTCGTTGGCGATCCCGGCCGCGATCGCGTCCCGAACCAGCTGtttggcctcctcctcctgacatttaacaaccaatcaaaatCAGAGACAATCAGAACACCAGCTGAGTCCAACCCCCTTTCCCCATTTCCCTTTTCCTATTGGCTCAATCTCCTGCCTTTCTCGTGTAAGTATGCTGATTTCCACTATAACTTGAGCACTCTGTGGGCTGCCAATAAGAAATTAACTTGAAGCGAATATTCCTACAAAACATacctccaggacctgggttcaGAAATTATATACAGGCGCTGTTTGAAGGTTTGTGAACCCTATAGGGATGGTCATAATTTTTATATAGAATATCTAAATAAACTTATTCAATCTTCATCTGAACCCCAATTTGTAAAAAAGACATTACCAATAAAggatagacacacacaaaaaaatacaatatatttggGTAATATAGTTGGGATAAGGTTCTTTTGGTGGTAGGCAGTGCTGGGTTTTCCCCAAACATAGCGGTTTTGATTGTGACCAAAAAGGTCAATTTTGGACTCATCTGTCCAGAAAATGAACTTCCTGAAACCTTCAGTTTTGTCCAGGTGGtctctggcaaaaaaaaacaggcagattggttcttttttgacaGCAGATGTTTCTTCCTAGCAACCCTCCCATGAATGCCATTTTGATTCAGAGTTCTTCTAATTGTTGAAGCATGCACAGTTACCTGAGATGCAGCAAGGGAGGTCCGCTAATCTCTAGATGTTATGTTTGGGTTGGCTTTTacctcatttattatttttcttgtggCTCTTGGGGCTATTTTGGAAGGGCATCCACTTCCAGTCCAAGTTGCTGTCACGGTAAATGTTCTGCATTTGTAATCGCAGATTATTTGCCTCACAGTGGACTGATGGAGCTCAAATCTTTTTGAGATGATTTATGGGTTACACCAAACTGACCAAGTTTCTTACCTCTATTTATCAGTCCCACCCAAACTCTTTCCTAAAGATCTCTCCTTtgatttgttaatttggtaCCCAATCATTCTACTGATTCTACTTACCTACTTGATTTAACCAATGCAACTTGCGGTTCACTTATTTTTACACCTGCTCTAATTCtaattcctttttaattttgtttttctactaAACACATGATTTCCTCTAAACCAACATATGGAATTGGTAACTATAAACCTGTTAtggaagataaaaaaaaagaccggttctgattaaataaagatttcatggtaaaaaatacaaaaatctgtAATAGCATAAGAGGTTCACATACTATCCAGCAGCACTGTACTTCACATTGAAAGAAATTTGTTATGTTCTTGTGTAAAAATTTGGAAAGGTAAGTATAGACTTTATCTCATGGCTTAATGAAcacttaaaatagaaaaaaagtgaTTGCACAGGGTGTTTAATAACTTTTCTTAACTCACACTCATGTTGGGTTTGAAACGGTCttcaaaaacagacaaagcTGGGAGGCTACCAGACcctgaaatgaaagcaaaaacacGTGTAAATGTGCATATTGTGCATATTGACAGTAATGTGGTAAAAGGAGCTCTTGTAGCTGTATTTTGTTAATACAgaaatcttcttcttctttcggctgttccccTTCAgggtcgccacagcggatcagatccgcatatttgatttggcatatgtttttacgccggatgcccttcctgacaCAACCCTCCCCATTTTATCCAGGCTTGGGACCGGCACTGAGAATGCGCTGACTTGCGCATCCCCAGTGGCTGGGTTTTTTGGGGCATTGGCCGGGATACGAACCGGGGCTGCCGGCGTGGCAGGCGGGAGCTCTGAGCCACCAATGCCCCTCGCTAACACAGAAATGCATATGAACGCTaaactttgttgttgttgttgttccgtaagacacaaaaataaaaaatgagtggCCTTAtagtaactttttaaaatgtcatttaatcCCAAGGCCACAAACCAATTTGTATCCAAGAAACATTTTCGTTCCACTGACTCTACTTCATTATCTATAAAACTGTAATTGTTTGTGGCAGGTACCCAAAATACTGTGCATCTACCTGCCTTTACAATTTCACCCAATCACCTGCCTGTTTCTGCACTCTTACCCAAtcacctgcctgtctgtgcactCACCCAATCACCTGCCTGTCTGAGCACTCACCCAAtcacctgcctgtctgtgcactCACACCCAATCACCTGCCTGCATccactgaaaaatacattacatgaccaaagtatgtggacaccaaCATCTCTTCCAAAGTTGTGGGCATGAACATGGAtttggtccacccttttctgctataacaacctgcACTCTTCTGGGTAGGCTTTATACTAgaagttggagcattgctgcagggatttgcttccatttagccAGTAGAGCACTAGTGAGGTTGAGCATTGATTGGGTGATTTAGGCCTGGCTCATAGTTGGCTTTCCAATCGATCccaggtgttggatggggttgaggtcagggctccgTGCTGGGCAGTGAAGTTCTTCCATTCCCTTcttaacaaaacaaattctatatggacctcactgtgtgcctggaAGAACTGTCacactaaaaaaagaaagggccttccccaaactgttggggaagcacagaattgtgtagaatgttattgtctgctgtagcattaagatttgacTTTGAAGGAACGCCgagcccaaatcatgaaaaactgccccagaccaaggggtgtccagatacttttagtCATACGGTGCACCTACACCTGCCAAGTATTCCCTTTGAACAGTGGCACATTTAAGGGAGAAGTACAGCAGCACTTTGACACACAATGGACACCACGGCGTGGATTAAACCCGGTGACTTCCCTGGCTGCTGTTTGAATTTCCCAAACCACGACAACGCCCAGAGCCGCGTGGGCCTCGTAGCCAAAAATACAAACCCATAGTTTCAAAGGGGGCCTTGTTGACGGAGCCGTAGGGGCCGACGGTGAAGATATGGGGCCCGGTGCAGTCCACTCCACCCAGCAGCAGCATGGCACTGATCTGCCCTTTGTGCCTAGACCCcgcccacaaaaaaacaaccaaccAATCGGTTTTATTAATTTGACACCGCCAATCCATGATCGCTGTCCTAATGTGTAGGTTGTTAGCCCAGACACCTGTGCCGGTTAACATCCTGACTGTGTCCAGCTACTGATGggataaaatattcatatatgACATAACCACACTACTCCACTACtccacacagacgcacacacatgcacagatgtacacgcacacacacacatacacatacacatgtgcacacacactcactctcacacacacaaacacacactcacacacgcatgcacgcacacacacactcactcacactcactctcacacacacactcactcacgcacgcactcactcactcacacacactcactcacactcacacacacacacacactcactctcacacacacacactcactcacacacacacgcactcactcacacacacacacacacacacacacacactcacacacgcacgcacgcacacacacacactcactcgctcacacacacacacacactcacgcatgcactcacactcacacacacacactcactctcacacacacacactcactcacgcacgcactcactcactcacacacactcactcacactcacacacacacacacactcactctcacacacacacactcactcacacacacacgcactcactcacacacacacacacactcacacacactcactcactcacactcactctcacacacacacacacacactcactcacactcgcacgcatgcatgcacgcacgcagacacacacacacacattcactctcacacactcactctcacacacacacacacactcacacaccggTAGAGAAAGTCCTGCAGGATGCGGCAGGCCATGACCAGGCGCGGTTTGCGGTCCATGGAGAGGGCCTGCAGGGTCAGGTTGGAGCGCAGCAAGTCCGTGGTCTTCACCGTGTCAGCCGCTGTTCCTGCGCCacagcagctgcacacagagcacagcagagcgTCACTAGcaggggcgacgtagctcaggaggtaagaccgattgtctggcagtcggaggggttgtcggttcaaacattacattacattacattacaggcatttagcagacgctcttatcaaaccccgccctgggcatgtcgaagtgtccttgagcaagacacctaacccctaacccctaactgctctggcgaatgagaggcatcaattgtaaagcgctttggataaaagcactatataaatgcagtccatttaccatttaccatttacttccTGCCCTGTGTTACTGCGGCgaagcataatgggtaaggagctggtcttgtaacctcaGGAACCCAGCACCCAGGGCCTGGTCTTGTAGCCTCAGGATCACAAGTTGCAatcccaggtagaacactgacgttgtacccttgagcaaggcattgcttcagtacatatccagctgtatacatggatgcagagtaaatgctacgtaaaaaaGTTGtctaagtcactctggataagagcgtccactaaatgcctgcaatgtaacataatgtaacttCCACATGCAATAGCACTTTTTGTCATCAATGTGTTGTATGAAACCCTAACACAATATCATAGGCAACTGAGCTCAAGCAGCAAATCACTCGGGCGAGGGGAGGATGCCATGACTAACATGATGTACAGGACGAGGTGAAGACCCGTTCACTCTCCACAGCTAAATCCCCATACAGGATGCCagaccacacagcacacacagatgcacacacacataacacacacacacacacagacacacagatgcacacacacacacacacacacacacacacagacacacacacacataacacacacacacacacacagatgcacacacacataacacacacagatgcacacacacacacacacacacacacacggatgcacgcgcacacacacagacacacacacagatgcacacgcacacacataacacacgcacacacacacacacagatgcacacacaggtgcgcacgcacacacacacacacacacacacagatgcacatgcacacacataatgtaacacacacacacacacgcacacacacacacagatgcacaaacgcacacacacacacacagacagtcccCACACAGGACGTCAGGCCACACAACACAAGATGCTCAAAGGTAGTTTTAGTCTGCGTGGGCCGAAACTCACTAAATGTTCGGGGCGATGTAATGGATTTTGGAGCAGTTCTTATCGGAGACCACTTCCCCCGACGTAGCACGGGTGTCGGCCCCCAGAACCACCCCATCCTAAAAAGACAAGCACGATACCATCCAAGGGTGTTAGAAGCAcaatacacgcacacatcccTTTATTTAGTCTCTACACTGGGCCTTGTCCTAAGGACAAATAGGACAAATGTAATACGTGGAAGAAAGAGGCGATTAGGAATTTATATTGGTGGAAAAGCCTCACgcagacaaagagacagagaactGAATGACTTAACTGAAATAATCAAAATCTAATTCTAGTACCATGAATGAAGCTGATTTTCTTTGAAGAcgatgtttttttccctattCATTCAGGCAACCAGAAATAGCATCCTAAATGAATTGATACTCTCGTGTAAATCACAGCGCTCAAATTTCAGGACATAAGACACTTGAAACATTTTACTTGATAATTCATTTCGTTGCTCTGTACTTGTGAcatgtgcaatgacaataaagttgaatctaatctaatctaatttaGCCTAAACGAGTGTTCCCAG from Anguilla anguilla isolate fAngAng1 chromosome 8, fAngAng1.pri, whole genome shotgun sequence includes these protein-coding regions:
- the psmb13a gene encoding proteasome 20S subunit beta 13a yields the protein MGWRYNSGRWNYVRSKQLQSTWQKRHHALELELQTRRSSEEETDLRMTSPDVLETQHGGFNFENCFRNSQLQASSAQDIKLKAKKTGTTIAGVVFKDGVVLGADTRATSGEVVSDKNCSKIHYIAPNIYCCGAGTAADTVKTTDLLRSNLTLQALSMDRKPRLVMACRILQDFLYRHKGQISAMLLLGGVDCTGPHIFTVGPYGSVNKAPFETMGSGSLPALSVFEDRFKPNMSEEEAKQLVRDAIAAGIANDLGSGSNVDLCVIRRDGVEYIRPFEASNYRGQRLGKYKYDKGTTPVLSEQTTKLQVDLVEETVQQMEVV